One region of Juglans regia cultivar Chandler chromosome 4, Walnut 2.0, whole genome shotgun sequence genomic DNA includes:
- the LOC109005148 gene encoding UPF0481 protein At3g47200-like encodes MGNHVVDIWVANKEHQESMQDRISNTTPQLLSTAAGKSSCCIFRVPQSFVEINGGNSYHPRIVSIGPYHRGKPHLQMIEEHKWRYLRSLLSRTQTMGISLENYFQSIHPLEKDARDSYSETIHLDSDEFLEMMILDGCFMLELFRKVNNPTLFVEDDPLATMAWILPFFYRDFLRLENQIPFFVLEKLFEISKMPDEEFGPSFSLLAMRFFNNAMLRDEEVIDGLRNLKGLHLLDLVRSSFIPPDHEFPPNEGIVPTHIIHRISKLRRSGIRLNPGKAESFMVVKFKHGVIEMPSITIDDFMSSFLVNCVAFEQCHKSRFKHVTTYVTLLDYLVNSAKDVEYLSDRNIIENNYGTEGEVAHFINNMGKEVAFDIDKCYLSKLFNDVHDYHQNSWHVQWASFKYTYFDTPWSFISALAAFVLLVLSFLQTFYTIYAFIHA; translated from the coding sequence ATGGGCAATCATGTCGTGGATATTTGGGTGGCCAACAAGGAACACCAAGAGTCGATGCAAGACAGGATCTCCAACACCACCCCTCAGTTATTAAGCACAGCAGCCGGCAAAAGCAGTTGCTGCATCTTCAGAGTCCCCCAGAGCTTCGTCGAGATTAACGGCGGCAATTCCTACCACCCCCGCATCGTCTCCATCGGTCCTTACCACCGCGGCAAGCCTCACCTCCAGATGATTGAGGAGCACAAGTGGCGGTACCTCCGCTCCTTGCTCTCCAGAACCCAGACCATGGGTATATCCTTAGAGAACTACTTCCAAAGCATACACCCGCTTGAAAAGGATGCTAGAGATTCTTATTCTGAAACCATCCACCTCGATTCCGATGAATTTCTGGAAATGATGATTCTTGATGGCTGTTTTATGTTAGAGTTATTTCGGAAGGTCAACAATCCGACGCTTTTTGTAGAAGACGACCCTCTTGCCACCATGGCGTGGATATTACCATTTTTCTACAGAGACTTTCTCCGACTCGAGAATCAGATTCCGTTCTTTGTTCttgaaaagttatttgaaatttCTAAGATGCCCGACGAAGAATTTGGTCCATCCTTTTCTTTGCTCGCTATGCGATTCTTCAACAACGCAATGTTAAGAGACGAGGAAGTCATAGATGGGTTGCGCAATCTCAAAGGCTTGCATTTGTTGGACCTGGTACGATCAAGCTTTATACCACCCGATCATGAATTTCCACCAAACGAAGGTATCGTACCGACCCATATTATTCACCGTATCTCGAAGCTTCGCCGTTCAGGGATTAGGCTGAACCCGGGTAAGGCAGAGAGCTTCATGGTGGTGAAATTCAAACATGGCGTTATTGAGATGCCCAGCATAACCATCGACGATTTCATGAGCTCTTTCTTGGTCAACTGTGTGGCTTTCGAGCAGTGTCACAAAAGCCGCTTCAAGCATGTCACCACTTATGTTACTTTGTTGGACTACCTTGTGAATTCAGCCAAGGACGTAGAGTACCTTTCCGACCGCAACATCATTGAGAATAACTATGGGACCGAAGGTGAGGTTGCACACTTCATCAACAACATGGGCAAGGAGGTAGCATTTGATATCGACAAGTGTTATTTGTCCAAATTGTTCAATGATGTGCATGATTATCATCAGAATAGCTGGCACGTGCAGTGGGCAAGCTTCAAGTATACATACTTTGACACCCCATGGTCATTCATTTCGGCATTGGCTGCCTTTGTGCTCTTAGTGCTTTCGTTTTTACAGACCTTTTACACCATCTATGCTTTTATCCATGCATAA
- the LOC109005141 gene encoding ethylene-responsive transcription factor ERF024 codes for MHYYQLSSTYTNSSGNSNNGRSEASGSNASVTAGSAPPTSGRHPVYRGVRRRSTGKWVSEIREPRKPNRIWLGTFPTPEMAAVAYDVAAIALKGQRTELNFPNSASSLPVPASTSPRDIQAAAASAAAALGAAAAAMGAARDASTGNEGGGARSTLEPEIPDSDGFVDEDLIFDMPNVLVNMAQGMLLSPPRLDIAGDDAENAEYQNLWKFP; via the coding sequence ATGCATTACTACCAGTTATCCTCCACCTATACGAATTCTAGCGGTAATAGCAACAACGGCAGAAGTGAAGCAAGTGGCAGCAATGCCTCTGTTACTGCCGGGTCAGCACCTCCCACTAGCGGGCGTCACCCAGTTTATCGTGGAGTAAGGCGTCGGAGTACTGGAAAATGGGTGTCCGAAATTCGCGAGCCCAGAAAGCCTAATAGAATCTGGCTAGGCACATTTCCTACACCTGAAATGGCTGCAGTCGCTTACGATGTGGCAGCGATTGCTCTCAAGGGTCAACGTACTGAACTTAACTTTCCCAACTCAGCCTCTTCTTTGCCGGTACCCGCCTCCACTTCCCCACGCGATATCCAAGCAGCAGCAGCCTCTGCCGCCGCTGCTTTAGGGGCTGCAGCAGCTGCTATGGGGGCTGCAAGAGATGCTTCAACCGGAAATGAGGGTGGTGGGGCGCGAAGCACACTTGAGCCAGAAATACCAGATTCTGATGGATTTGTTGATGAGGATTTGATCTTTGACATGCCCAATGTTCTTGTGAATATGGCTCAAGGAATGCTTCTTAGCCCACCTCGCTTGGACATTGCAGGCGATGACGCTGAAAACGCCGAGTATCAGAACCTTTGGAAATTTCCTTAA